The following DNA comes from Massilia sp. KIM.
TGACCTGTTCAACCAGCACGCCGCGCTGTGCGTGAAGGGTGCGCAAGAAATGGTTGGCCTGATGACCAACTTCGACGACCTGGAAAACCGCACCCACGCTGTGGAGAGCATCGAAAAACAGGCGGACAAGATCACCTATGCCTGCGTCGACCTGCTGCACAAGACCTTCATCACCCCGCTCGACCGCGACGACATCCACAAGCTGATCACCCGCATGGACGACATCCTCGACATGATGGAAGACGCGGCCCAGACCATCTCGCTGTACGACCTGCACGCGGTGACCCCGGAAGCCAAGCGCCTGGCCGAGCTGTGCCTGTCCTGCTGCCTGAAGGTGCAGGAAGCCGTGGCCCTGCTGCACAACATGGACAACGCCCAGAAGATCGTCGCCATCT
Coding sequences within:
- a CDS encoding DUF47 domain-containing protein, with amino-acid sequence MFGRLMPQEGKFFDLFNQHAALCVKGAQEMVGLMTNFDDLENRTHAVESIEKQADKITYACVDLLHKTFITPLDRDDIHKLITRMDDILDMMEDAAQTISLYDLHAVTPEAKRLAELCLSCCLKVQEAVALLHNMDNAQKIVAICEEIDRFESDADHVMRAAMSKLFRDEPDVRNLIKMKAIYEILETVTDRCEDVANIIEGIIVENA